Proteins from a single region of Streptomyces spinoverrucosus:
- a CDS encoding DNRLRE domain-containing protein: MRTRTRLTLTLGLVLAALTTALLPWLQPDEPSESQARKATDAKQAGTAPRDEAAAAAEARRTKKQVLVDTATTATSLTWAQPNGRLRTRISALPQRAKNAEGKWAPIDNRLKRTEDANGLGIRPANPATPVRFSSGTPGTEARADRSYQRRPLTDGQAVQETVLAETDIDGHTVAYTWPGTLPEPVLDGPRALYSEVLPGIDLLLVAREEGGFAQLLVVKTEEAAQNAALATVSYGLRSKTAVFQHDETAGRVLVLDRDGKEIGSVPTPFAWDSSGRDPELPEGRSAPRTSVATPADVLKLSGLSGIEPGAHQAPMPIHLEGDRTGTARLDLRVAETGLLTDEDVRFPVFVDPTLNSGWKAWTTAYKPYPNTSFWNGTNFSSGTSDARVGHEDDTNGTARSFWRMGYSSSLKGATISSATFKVLNNHSWSCTSREFQFWLTGSISSGTTWNKQPSWSTQLQKKSFAHGWSSSSCPDEYESFNVKTAAQQGADSGWSTITFGMRATSESDTQTWRKFRATSATLEVDYNRKPYEPTGGKSTPGGPCEVGSAGVTVGKTNIVLSANAKDPDGNLSKLRFRFWKTGGTVPSGTLVTPNSGGTATLPIPSTFPLEDKATYSWDVRAEDSGGLVSSYFPPGTDPCRITIDASAPPQPTIESDDFPSATSDGQTWAKVKFGETGAITFTSEGATKFQYSIEGLNWTYVNATNGSATIADLRPLHAGPTTVSVYAYDQYGNRSAHSSHTFYVPPRDKADAPGDTGGDGIADLLMVWSSGNLYSCPGSTDGELNSCLGASYTSDKKLHPSGHWYDPDTGKAALITHYADTYPGDGMTDLFAVTPDGTFWMYPGDGYGSFDVDKRLRVRLPQGTPAPSTWTQMKAVGDITGDKLPDLLLRTGASFWTLSGYTGATFQTATQMHNSSWDRRDIVNVADINGDNTPDLLWRNLDNGNMYVRHGKPGAVSGSVDLTSLKLASNSLNGDVSYGTNWTEANVSTALGIPDVNGDNIPDIWARSGSDGQIRIYHPSRTNTNAPVKVVMTSDWSVVKSFG; encoded by the coding sequence GTGCGCACGCGCACCCGGCTGACACTCACGCTCGGCCTGGTTCTGGCCGCCCTGACCACCGCCCTGCTGCCCTGGCTGCAGCCTGACGAACCATCGGAATCACAGGCGCGCAAGGCGACCGACGCGAAACAGGCGGGGACCGCGCCTCGTGACGAGGCCGCCGCCGCGGCCGAGGCCCGGCGCACCAAGAAGCAGGTGCTCGTCGACACGGCGACCACCGCCACCTCGCTGACCTGGGCCCAGCCGAACGGCCGGCTGCGCACCCGGATCAGCGCCCTTCCCCAGCGGGCGAAGAACGCCGAGGGCAAATGGGCGCCGATCGACAACCGACTGAAGCGGACGGAGGACGCCAACGGCCTCGGCATCCGGCCGGCCAACCCCGCGACGCCGGTTCGGTTCTCCAGCGGCACACCCGGCACGGAAGCCCGCGCCGACCGGTCGTACCAGCGCAGGCCGCTGACGGACGGTCAGGCCGTTCAGGAAACCGTGCTGGCCGAGACGGACATCGACGGTCACACCGTCGCCTACACCTGGCCGGGAACGCTGCCCGAGCCGGTGCTGGACGGCCCGCGCGCCCTGTACTCCGAGGTACTGCCGGGCATCGACCTGCTGCTGGTCGCCCGCGAGGAGGGCGGCTTCGCGCAGCTGCTCGTCGTCAAGACCGAGGAGGCCGCACAGAACGCGGCGCTCGCGACGGTGTCGTACGGACTGCGCTCGAAGACGGCCGTGTTCCAGCACGACGAGACCGCCGGGCGGGTCCTGGTGCTCGACCGGGACGGCAAGGAGATCGGTTCCGTGCCGACCCCCTTCGCCTGGGACTCCAGCGGCCGTGACCCGGAACTGCCCGAGGGCCGGTCCGCGCCGCGCACCTCGGTCGCCACACCGGCCGACGTGCTGAAGCTGTCCGGCCTGAGTGGCATCGAGCCGGGCGCGCACCAGGCCCCGATGCCGATCCACCTGGAGGGCGACAGGACGGGGACGGCCCGGCTCGATCTGCGGGTCGCCGAGACCGGCCTGCTCACCGACGAGGACGTCCGCTTCCCGGTGTTCGTCGACCCGACGCTCAACAGTGGCTGGAAGGCGTGGACGACGGCGTACAAGCCGTACCCGAACACCAGCTTCTGGAACGGCACCAACTTCAGCTCCGGCACCTCCGACGCCCGCGTCGGCCACGAGGACGACACGAACGGCACCGCCCGCTCCTTCTGGCGGATGGGCTACAGCAGCAGCCTGAAGGGCGCGACGATCTCCTCCGCGACCTTCAAGGTGCTCAACAACCACTCCTGGTCCTGCACCAGTCGCGAGTTCCAGTTCTGGCTGACCGGGTCGATCTCGTCCGGCACGACCTGGAACAAGCAGCCGAGCTGGTCGACGCAGCTGCAGAAGAAGTCGTTCGCGCACGGCTGGTCCTCCAGCTCCTGCCCGGACGAGTACGAGTCGTTCAACGTGAAGACCGCCGCCCAGCAGGGCGCGGACAGCGGCTGGTCGACCATCACCTTCGGCATGCGCGCGACCAGCGAGTCCGACACCCAGACCTGGCGGAAGTTCCGGGCGACCTCGGCGACGCTGGAGGTGGACTACAACCGCAAGCCGTACGAGCCCACGGGCGGCAAGTCCACGCCCGGCGGCCCCTGCGAGGTCGGGAGCGCGGGCGTGACCGTCGGCAAGACCAACATCGTGCTGTCGGCGAACGCCAAGGACCCCGACGGCAACCTCAGCAAGCTGCGCTTCCGCTTCTGGAAGACCGGCGGCACCGTCCCGTCCGGCACCCTGGTCACCCCGAACTCCGGCGGAACCGCCACGCTGCCCATTCCCTCCACGTTCCCGCTGGAGGACAAGGCCACCTACTCGTGGGACGTGCGCGCGGAGGACTCCGGCGGCCTGGTCTCGTCATACTTCCCGCCGGGCACCGATCCCTGCCGGATCACCATCGACGCCAGCGCCCCGCCGCAGCCCACGATCGAGAGCGACGACTTCCCCAGCGCCACCTCCGACGGCCAGACCTGGGCGAAGGTCAAGTTCGGTGAGACCGGCGCCATCACCTTCACCTCCGAGGGCGCGACGAAGTTCCAGTACTCCATCGAGGGCCTGAACTGGACATACGTGAACGCCACCAACGGCAGCGCCACCATCGCCGACCTCAGACCACTGCACGCGGGCCCCACCACGGTGAGCGTGTACGCCTACGACCAGTACGGCAACCGGAGCGCCCACTCGAGCCACACCTTCTACGTCCCGCCGCGCGACAAGGCCGACGCCCCTGGCGACACCGGCGGCGACGGCATCGCCGACCTGCTGATGGTGTGGTCCAGCGGCAACCTGTACAGCTGCCCCGGAAGCACCGACGGCGAGCTGAACAGTTGCCTGGGCGCCTCGTACACCTCGGACAAGAAGCTGCACCCGTCGGGCCACTGGTACGACCCGGACACCGGCAAGGCCGCGCTGATCACCCACTACGCGGACACCTACCCCGGCGACGGCATGACCGACCTGTTCGCCGTCACCCCCGACGGCACCTTCTGGATGTACCCCGGTGACGGCTACGGCAGCTTCGACGTCGACAAGCGGCTCAGGGTCCGCCTCCCCCAGGGCACCCCGGCGCCCTCGACCTGGACGCAGATGAAGGCCGTCGGCGACATCACGGGCGACAAGTTGCCCGACCTGCTCCTGCGGACCGGCGCCTCGTTCTGGACGCTGTCCGGCTACACCGGTGCGACCTTCCAGACGGCCACGCAGATGCACAACAGCTCCTGGGACCGACGGGACATCGTCAACGTCGCCGACATCAACGGGGACAACACCCCAGACCTGCTGTGGCGCAACCTGGACAACGGCAACATGTACGTCCGCCACGGCAAGCCCGGCGCCGTCAGCGGCAGCGTCGACCTCACCTCGCTCAAGCTGGCGAGCAACTCCCTCAACGGAGACGTGTCCTACGGAACCAACTGGACCGAGGCCAACGTGTCGACGGCCCTCGGCATCCCCGACGTCAACGGCGACAACATCCCCGACATCTGGGCCCGATCCGGCTCCGACGGCCAGATACGGATCTACCACCCCTCCAGGACCAACACGAACGCCCCCGTGAAGGTCGTCATGACGTCGGACTGGAGTGTGGTCAAGTCCTTCGGCTGA
- the hemB gene encoding porphobilinogen synthase, which translates to MTKYGSFPGTRPRRLRTTPAMRRMVAETRLHPADFILPAFVREGVSEPVPIAAMPGVVQHTRDSLKKAAVEAVEAGVSGIMLFGVPEESKKDAVGTPGTDPDGILQVAIRDVRGEVGDDLLVMSDLCLDETTDHGHCGVLDERGRVDNDATLERYAEMAQVQADAGAHVVGPSGMMDGQIGVVRDALDQIGREDVAILAYTAKYSSAFYGPFREAVASSLKGDRKTYQQDPANWRESLRELALDLEEGADMVMVKPAGPYLDVLARVADAADVPVAAYQISGEYSMIEAAAEKGWVDRDRAILETLTGIKRAGAQNILTYWATEAAQKLR; encoded by the coding sequence ATGACGAAGTACGGATCCTTTCCCGGTACGCGTCCTCGGCGGCTGCGCACCACTCCCGCCATGCGGCGCATGGTCGCCGAGACCCGGCTGCATCCGGCCGACTTCATCCTGCCCGCCTTCGTGCGTGAGGGCGTGAGTGAGCCGGTGCCGATCGCGGCGATGCCGGGGGTCGTGCAGCACACACGGGACAGTCTGAAGAAAGCGGCTGTGGAGGCGGTGGAGGCCGGGGTCTCCGGGATCATGCTCTTCGGGGTGCCGGAGGAGTCGAAGAAGGACGCGGTCGGGACACCGGGGACCGATCCGGACGGCATCCTGCAGGTGGCCATCCGGGATGTGCGCGGCGAGGTCGGGGACGATCTGCTCGTGATGTCCGATCTGTGCCTCGACGAGACGACCGACCATGGTCACTGCGGCGTGCTGGACGAGCGGGGGCGGGTCGACAACGACGCCACCCTGGAGCGGTACGCCGAGATGGCGCAGGTGCAGGCCGATGCGGGGGCTCATGTGGTGGGTCCCAGCGGGATGATGGACGGACAGATCGGGGTCGTCCGGGACGCGCTCGACCAGATCGGGCGGGAGGATGTGGCGATCCTCGCCTACACCGCCAAGTACTCGTCCGCCTTCTACGGGCCCTTCCGGGAGGCGGTGGCGTCCTCGCTGAAGGGTGACCGGAAGACCTACCAGCAGGATCCGGCCAACTGGCGTGAGTCCCTGCGGGAGTTGGCGCTCGACCTGGAAGAGGGCGCCGACATGGTGATGGTCAAGCCCGCCGGACCCTACCTCGACGTTCTGGCCCGCGTCGCGGACGCCGCGGATGTACCGGTGGCCGCGTACCAGATCTCCGGCGAGTACTCGATGATCGAGGCCGCCGCGGAGAAGGGCTGGGTCGACCGGGACCGGGCGATCCTGGAGACGCTGACCGGGATCAAGCGGGCCGGGGCGCAGAACATCCTCACCTACTGGGCCACCGAGGCGGCACAGAAGCTGCGCTGA
- a CDS encoding FAD-binding oxidoreductase, whose amino-acid sequence MSSPHAIPDLFALSDIHGPVLRPTDPGYTTELAGFNLAAPHTPDLVVGATGADDIVAAMRWAAATHTPVAVQATGHGANFPVDHGLLINTSRMTDVHVDARQRTATIAAGAKARHALDAAAPHGLTILTGTSTDVGVVGFTLGGGLPILGRAYGYASDLVRSFNVVTPDGIQRLAAPTEEPDLFWALRGGQGNVGVVTELVTDLVPLTRLLGGGIHCPGEQAEPLLRTWREWTTTVPDEMCSTYDILRLPPMPDTPEPDPLGGGFLARVAIAWPGDPDEGERLLAPLRTAAPVLLDTVADIPCTDMDHVYIEPQDPLPVRESCALLQALPPKALSAFLHACGPTARSDYPLRMVELRHLGAALSRPAHTEDAVCARDAAYFMETIGVPADPEAAGAVETATRALHTAMAPYGTGLTMVNVHGRPGDALDRARAWTPEIYDRLRHTKATYDPQNLLRFGHAVPPAA is encoded by the coding sequence ATGAGTTCGCCCCACGCCATCCCCGACCTGTTCGCCCTGTCCGACATCCACGGCCCGGTCCTGCGCCCCACCGACCCCGGCTACACCACCGAACTGGCCGGCTTCAACCTGGCCGCACCCCACACTCCCGACCTCGTCGTCGGGGCGACCGGCGCTGACGACATCGTGGCCGCCATGCGCTGGGCGGCAGCCACCCACACCCCCGTCGCCGTCCAGGCGACCGGCCACGGCGCGAACTTCCCCGTCGACCACGGCCTGCTGATCAACACCTCACGGATGACCGACGTACACGTCGACGCACGACAGCGCACCGCCACCATCGCCGCGGGCGCAAAGGCACGGCACGCCCTGGACGCGGCCGCCCCGCACGGCCTCACCATCCTCACCGGCACGTCCACCGACGTCGGCGTGGTCGGCTTCACCCTCGGCGGCGGCCTCCCGATCCTCGGCCGGGCCTACGGATACGCCTCCGACCTGGTCCGCTCCTTCAACGTGGTCACCCCCGACGGAATCCAGCGCCTGGCCGCCCCCACCGAGGAACCGGACCTGTTCTGGGCCCTGCGCGGCGGCCAGGGCAACGTGGGCGTGGTCACCGAACTCGTCACCGATCTGGTCCCCCTCACCCGCCTCCTGGGCGGCGGCATCCACTGCCCCGGCGAGCAGGCGGAGCCGCTGCTGCGTACCTGGAGGGAGTGGACCACCACGGTCCCCGACGAGATGTGCAGCACCTACGACATCCTGCGCCTGCCGCCGATGCCGGACACCCCTGAGCCCGATCCGCTGGGCGGCGGCTTCCTCGCCCGCGTCGCGATCGCCTGGCCCGGCGACCCGGACGAGGGCGAGAGGCTCCTGGCCCCGCTCCGAACCGCGGCACCGGTGCTCCTGGACACGGTGGCGGACATCCCCTGCACGGACATGGACCACGTCTACATAGAGCCGCAGGACCCCCTCCCCGTGAGGGAGTCCTGCGCCCTGCTGCAGGCCCTGCCCCCAAAGGCGCTCTCCGCGTTCCTCCACGCCTGCGGCCCGACGGCACGGTCGGACTACCCGCTCCGCATGGTCGAACTCCGCCACCTGGGCGCCGCCCTGTCCCGCCCGGCCCACACCGAGGACGCGGTCTGCGCCCGGGACGCCGCCTACTTCATGGAGACGATCGGAGTCCCGGCCGACCCCGAGGCCGCCGGGGCGGTGGAGACGGCCACCCGGGCCCTCCACACCGCGATGGCCCCGTACGGCACCGGCCTCACCATGGTCAACGTCCACGGCAGGCCGGGCGACGCACTCGACCGGGCCCGAGCCTGGACCCCGGAGATCTACGACCGCCTGCGCCACACGAAGGCGACGTACGACCCACAGAACCTGCTCCGCTTCGGCCACGCGGTGCCGCCGGCGGCGTAA
- a CDS encoding bifunctional uroporphyrinogen-III C-methyltransferase/uroporphyrinogen-III synthase, which yields MSPTTLPAAGPEHGHVTFLGAGPGDPGLLTLRAVEALANADVLVAEHEVLDVVRTHARPGVAVVNTEPGPSSDLGPGTGTPQLTVVDGASTTVGAPAVRDAAHLVMEAARGGRRVVRAVSGDPGLDTYAAEEMLACAAAGVPFEVVPGVAAAVGVPAYAGVPLRDAQGADVRFVDARTASDRCWTEVGASDGTVVVSTTLDAVAAAAGELVSAGRKPDTPMTVTVAGTTTRQRTWTATLGTIAQTLKQAKVLPSPEGGRPVIAVVGERSAAAQREQLSWFESKPLFGWKVLVPRTKEQAASLSDQLRSYGAVPHEVPTIAVEPPRTPQQMERAVKGLVTGRYEWIAFTSVNAVKAVREKFEEYGLDARAFAGIKVAAVGEQTAKALVAFGVKPDLVPSGEQSAAGLLEDWPPYDPVFDPIDRVFLPRADIATETLVAGLIELGWEVDDVTAYRTVRASPPPAETREAIKGGGFDAVLFTSSSTVRNLVGIAGKPHNVTVIACIGPATAKTAEEHGLRVDVMAPEPSVHKLAEALADFGMRRRAAAVEAGDPVTRPSERRPGARRRRTT from the coding sequence TTGAGCCCCACCACCCTTCCCGCCGCCGGTCCGGAACACGGGCACGTCACCTTCCTCGGTGCCGGACCCGGGGATCCGGGACTGCTGACTCTGCGCGCCGTCGAGGCGCTGGCGAACGCGGATGTACTCGTCGCCGAGCACGAGGTGCTCGACGTGGTACGTACGCACGCCAGGCCGGGCGTCGCCGTCGTGAACACGGAGCCGGGTCCTTCTTCGGACCTCGGTCCGGGCACGGGCACGCCTCAGCTGACGGTTGTTGACGGCGCGTCAACAACCGTTGGTGCCCCCGCTGTGAGGGATGCCGCACATCTTGTCATGGAGGCCGCGCGGGGCGGCAGGCGGGTCGTCCGTGCGGTGTCCGGGGACCCGGGACTAGATACGTACGCCGCCGAGGAAATGCTCGCCTGCGCCGCGGCGGGTGTTCCGTTCGAGGTCGTGCCCGGTGTCGCGGCCGCGGTCGGGGTGCCGGCGTATGCCGGTGTGCCGTTGCGGGACGCGCAGGGTGCGGATGTGCGGTTCGTGGACGCGCGGACGGCTTCCGATCGGTGCTGGACGGAGGTCGGGGCGTCGGACGGGACGGTGGTCGTGTCGACGACGCTCGATGCGGTGGCCGCGGCTGCGGGTGAGCTGGTGTCGGCGGGGCGTAAGCCGGATACGCCGATGACCGTGACTGTCGCGGGTACGACGACGCGGCAGCGGACGTGGACGGCGACGCTGGGGACGATCGCGCAGACGTTGAAGCAGGCGAAGGTGCTGCCGTCGCCCGAGGGTGGGCGGCCTGTGATAGCCGTGGTCGGGGAGCGATCCGCCGCGGCTCAGCGGGAGCAGTTGTCGTGGTTCGAGTCCAAGCCGTTGTTCGGCTGGAAGGTGCTCGTGCCGCGGACCAAGGAGCAGGCGGCTTCGCTTTCCGACCAGTTGCGGTCGTACGGGGCCGTGCCGCATGAGGTGCCGACGATCGCTGTCGAGCCGCCGCGGACGCCTCAGCAGATGGAGCGGGCGGTCAAGGGGCTGGTGACGGGCCGTTATGAGTGGATCGCGTTCACCTCGGTGAACGCGGTGAAGGCGGTTCGGGAGAAGTTCGAGGAGTACGGGCTGGATGCTCGGGCCTTCGCGGGGATCAAGGTCGCGGCGGTGGGGGAGCAGACGGCCAAGGCGCTGGTTGCTTTTGGTGTGAAGCCGGATCTGGTGCCGAGTGGGGAGCAGTCGGCGGCTGGGTTGTTGGAGGACTGGCCGCCGTACGACCCGGTGTTTGATCCGATTGACCGGGTTTTCCTGCCTCGGGCTGATATCGCTACTGAGACGTTGGTGGCGGGGTTGATCGAGCTGGGGTGGGAGGTCGATGACGTCACGGCCTACCGCACGGTCCGTGCCTCGCCGCCTCCGGCGGAGACCCGCGAGGCCATCAAGGGTGGCGGCTTCGACGCGGTCCTCTTCACGTCCTCGTCGACGGTCCGGAACCTGGTCGGCATCGCGGGCAAGCCGCACAACGTGACTGTGATCGCCTGTATTGGTCCTGCTACGGCGAAGACTGCCGAGGAGCATGGGCTCCGGGTGGATGTGATGGCTCCGGAGCCGAGCGTGCACAAGCTGGCGGAGGCGCTCGCCGACTTCGGGATGCGGCGGCGGGCGGCGGCTGTGGAGGCCGGGGATCCGGTTACTCGGCCCAGTGAGCGGCGGCCGGGGGCTCGGCGGAGGCGGACGACGTAG
- the hemC gene encoding hydroxymethylbilane synthase — MSEKALRLGTRRSKLAMAQSGQVAEAVSQVTGRRVELVEITTYGDVSREHLAQIGGTGVFVTALRDALLRGDVDFAVHSLKDLPTTQPEDLVLAAVPLREDPRDVIVARDALKFTDLPRGARIGTGSPRRMAQLNAYARGHGLDIETVPIRGNVDTRIGYVHKGELDAVVLAAAGLHRIGRIDEVTDFLSVDTVLPAPGQGALAIECAADNADLIAALGELDDPFTRAAVTAERSLLAALEAGCSAPVGALADLLADGQIVKEMRLRGVVGTTDGTRTVQLSTTGPVPETHEGAVAFGRELAAEMLAQGAAGLMGERAH, encoded by the coding sequence ATGAGTGAGAAGGCGCTCAGGCTGGGGACCAGGCGGAGCAAGCTCGCCATGGCCCAGTCCGGGCAGGTGGCGGAAGCCGTGAGCCAGGTGACCGGACGGCGTGTCGAGCTCGTCGAGATCACCACGTACGGCGATGTCTCGCGCGAGCACCTCGCGCAGATCGGCGGCACCGGTGTGTTCGTGACCGCGCTGCGGGACGCGCTGCTGCGCGGTGACGTCGACTTCGCGGTGCACTCGCTGAAGGACCTGCCGACCACGCAGCCCGAGGACCTGGTCCTGGCCGCCGTACCGCTGCGCGAGGACCCGCGGGACGTGATCGTCGCCCGGGACGCGCTGAAGTTCACCGACCTGCCGCGCGGGGCGCGCATCGGCACGGGTTCGCCGCGCCGGATGGCGCAGCTGAACGCGTACGCGCGCGGGCACGGGCTGGACATCGAGACGGTGCCGATCCGCGGCAACGTCGACACCCGGATCGGGTACGTCCACAAGGGCGAGCTCGACGCCGTCGTGCTGGCCGCCGCCGGACTGCACCGGATCGGCCGGATCGACGAGGTGACCGACTTCCTGTCGGTCGACACGGTTTTGCCCGCCCCCGGCCAGGGGGCACTGGCGATCGAGTGCGCCGCGGACAACGCGGACCTGATCGCCGCGCTCGGAGAGCTCGACGACCCGTTCACGCGGGCCGCCGTGACTGCCGAGCGCTCACTGCTCGCCGCCCTGGAGGCCGGCTGCTCCGCCCCTGTGGGGGCGCTGGCCGACCTGTTGGCCGACGGGCAGATTGTCAAGGAAATGCGCCTGCGGGGCGTCGTCGGCACGACCGACGGCACCCGGACGGTGCAGCTGTCCACCACCGGTCCCGTACCCGAGACGCACGAGGGGGCTGTGGCATTCGGCCGCGAACTCGCCGCCGAGATGCTCGCCCAGGGCGCGGCCGGTCTGATGGGGGAGCGAGCACATTGA
- a CDS encoding glutamyl-tRNA reductase, which translates to MSLLVVGLSHRSAPVSVLERAALSADAQVKLVQDTVAAEPAAEAAVLATCNRIELYADVDKFHAGVAELSTLLAQHSGVGLDELTPYLYVHYEDRAVHHLFSVACGLDSMVVGEGQILGQIKDSLARAQELHTAGRLLNDLFQQALRVGKRAHTETGIDRAGQSLVTFGLEQLASGGAVEKWARGKKALVIGAGSMSSLAAATLARAGVGEVVIANRTFDRAERLAQILNQADDTDVSARAVPMESVRAELTRADIAVSCTGATGLVLCAEEIAGAVEGRTGRPARVEEAAGEARTAPMTDVRQTPLPPTSVGADENCPLDLTTPGFSVMGEAAVAGMDAATLEQHAAWAAGSAVERREAARRAPEVEPELISALAATAATVGRVPELRKPEPVAEVPRPEPVLFLLDLAMPRDIDAAVHRLAGVRLVDIESLAEASADAPMAADVDEVRRIVSDEVAAFGAALRAAHITPTVVALRTMAADVMASEIARLDGRLPGLDDKQRGEIRQAVHRVVDKLLHAPTVRVKQLAAEPGGAGYADALRTLFDLDPETVASVSRAEDSTEKNRGSR; encoded by the coding sequence ATGAGTCTGCTCGTCGTCGGACTGAGTCACCGCAGCGCACCGGTCAGTGTGCTGGAGCGGGCCGCGCTGAGCGCGGACGCCCAGGTCAAGCTGGTGCAGGACACGGTCGCCGCCGAACCGGCCGCCGAGGCCGCGGTGCTCGCCACCTGCAACCGCATCGAGCTGTACGCCGACGTGGACAAGTTCCACGCCGGTGTCGCCGAGCTGTCCACGCTCCTCGCCCAGCACAGCGGGGTCGGTCTGGACGAGCTCACGCCGTACCTCTACGTGCACTACGAGGACCGCGCCGTCCACCACCTGTTCTCGGTGGCGTGCGGGCTGGACTCGATGGTCGTCGGCGAGGGGCAGATCCTCGGCCAGATAAAGGATTCGCTGGCCCGCGCGCAGGAGCTGCACACCGCCGGGCGGCTGCTGAACGACCTGTTCCAGCAGGCGCTGCGGGTCGGCAAGCGCGCCCACACCGAGACCGGCATCGACCGCGCCGGGCAGTCCCTGGTCACCTTCGGTCTGGAGCAGCTGGCCTCCGGCGGGGCCGTGGAGAAGTGGGCGCGGGGCAAGAAGGCGCTGGTCATCGGCGCCGGGTCGATGTCGTCGCTGGCGGCCGCGACGCTGGCGCGGGCCGGGGTCGGCGAGGTCGTCATCGCCAACCGCACCTTCGACCGCGCCGAGCGCCTCGCGCAGATCCTGAACCAGGCCGACGACACGGACGTGTCGGCCCGGGCGGTACCGATGGAGTCGGTACGGGCCGAGCTGACACGTGCCGACATCGCCGTCTCCTGCACCGGCGCCACCGGCCTGGTCCTGTGCGCCGAGGAGATCGCCGGCGCGGTCGAGGGCCGTACCGGCCGACCCGCGCGGGTGGAGGAGGCCGCCGGGGAAGCCCGTACGGCGCCGATGACGGACGTACGGCAGACGCCGCTGCCGCCCACCTCGGTGGGTGCCGACGAGAACTGCCCGCTGGACCTGACCACTCCCGGCTTCTCCGTGATGGGCGAGGCCGCCGTGGCCGGGATGGACGCGGCGACGCTGGAGCAGCACGCCGCGTGGGCCGCCGGCAGCGCGGTCGAGCGGCGGGAGGCGGCGCGCCGGGCGCCCGAGGTGGAGCCCGAGCTGATCAGTGCGCTGGCCGCGACGGCGGCCACCGTCGGCCGGGTCCCAGAGCTCCGCAAGCCCGAGCCGGTCGCCGAGGTGCCGCGCCCCGAGCCGGTGCTGTTCCTGCTCGACCTCGCGATGCCGCGGGACATCGACGCGGCCGTGCACCGGCTGGCCGGGGTGCGGCTGGTGGACATCGAGTCGCTGGCGGAGGCGTCCGCGGACGCTCCGATGGCGGCCGACGTCGACGAGGTCCGGCGTATCGTTTCGGACGAGGTGGCGGCGTTCGGGGCCGCCCTGCGGGCCGCGCACATCACGCCGACCGTGGTCGCGCTGCGGACGATGGCCGCCGATGTCATGGCGAGCGAGATCGCCCGGCTGGACGGGCGGCTGCCCGGTCTGGACGACAAGCAGCGCGGCGAGATCCGGCAGGCCGTGCACCGGGTCGTCGACAAGCTGCTGCACGCGCCGACCGTACGGGTCAAGCAGCTCGCGGCCGAGCCCGGCGGCGCCGGGTACGCGGACGCGCTGCGGACCCTGTTCGACCTCGACCCCGAGACGGTGGCCTCCGTCTCCCGGGCCGAGGACAGCACCGAGAAGAACCGAGGGTCACGATGA
- a CDS encoding redox-sensing transcriptional repressor Rex has translation MATGRTHRPATRSRGIPEATVARLPLYLRALTALSERSVPTVSSEELAAAAGVNSAKLRKDFSYLGSYGTRGVGYDVEYLVYQISRELGLTQDWPVVIVGIGNLGAALANYGGFASRGFRVAALIDADPALTGRAVAGIPVRHTDDLEKIIQDNGVSIGVIATPAGAAQQVCDRLVAAGVTSILNFAPTVLSVPDGVDVRKVDLSIELQILAFHEQRKAGEEAATPDGGGPAAVTRKESADKGPDGDVPAVMPA, from the coding sequence GTGGCAACTGGCCGAACTCACCGACCGGCGACCCGTAGCCGAGGGATTCCCGAGGCCACCGTCGCCCGTCTTCCGCTGTATCTCCGAGCCCTGACGGCGCTGTCGGAGCGCTCGGTACCCACGGTCTCGTCCGAGGAACTGGCGGCCGCGGCCGGGGTCAACTCCGCGAAGCTCCGCAAGGACTTCTCCTACCTCGGCTCCTACGGCACTCGTGGTGTCGGTTACGACGTCGAGTATCTCGTCTACCAGATCTCCCGCGAACTCGGCCTCACCCAGGACTGGCCGGTTGTGATCGTCGGTATCGGTAACCTCGGCGCCGCGCTCGCCAACTACGGCGGTTTCGCCTCCCGCGGCTTCCGGGTCGCCGCGCTCATCGACGCCGACCCCGCGCTCACCGGCCGCGCGGTCGCCGGGATCCCCGTGCGGCACACCGACGACCTGGAGAAGATCATCCAGGACAACGGCGTGTCGATCGGCGTGATCGCGACCCCCGCGGGCGCCGCCCAGCAGGTGTGCGACCGTCTCGTCGCCGCCGGTGTCACCTCCATCCTGAACTTCGCGCCGACCGTGCTGTCCGTGCCGGACGGCGTCGACGTGCGCAAGGTCGACCTCTCCATCGAGCTGCAGATCCTCGCCTTCCACGAGCAGCGCAAGGCCGGCGAGGAGGCCGCGACCCCCGACGGCGGCGGCCCGGCCGCCGTCACGCGCAAGGAGTCCGCCGACAAGGGGCCAGACGGGGACGTACCCGCCGTGATGCCGGCATGA